From Dendropsophus ebraccatus isolate aDenEbr1 chromosome 10, aDenEbr1.pat, whole genome shotgun sequence:
CCAGTGGTGGGACACGAGCAAGTTTTTTTGTAGTGTTTTTTCTGGAGTACTGAAAAGAGATGGAGCCCTCCTGAGACTGTCTAGTATTACACTGTAAGAGGTCTGTAGTGTTTGCCATCTGCCTAGTGTTCACTGGCAGCTGGCTACTTGAACTAGAACCCTGAGGCTCTCTGCTATAGCCCTGTTTCATAGGCAGAACTGGTGCATAGGTTTCAAATTGCCCATTTGTTGTAGCAATCTGCTCCAATAGATTCAACTTATTGAAAGCTGATCCTTCTCTAGGCACACCAGAAACTTCACATCGCCAAGAACTCTTCCCATCCTCCCAGGGAACAAGATCATCATAGGATTTTAAGCCACTCTTGGGCATATGCAAAGCCCCAAGCTCTAGATCTAAACTCTCTGTGTCAAGAGACTTGCTTCTTCTGTTAAGTGAAAGTGGAACTGGACTTGAAGGAGTTAGCTTGTACTGATCCAAGTGACGAGGGAGACTTGTCACCCCCCAGTTATAGCTTTGGAAAGAATGATGAGACTCCATTTGCAATAGCTGTTCATCACACTCAGCCAGAGACTCTTGTACACAGCTGTGATCAAAACCTTCAAATTGTGAAACATCTTCATCTGGACTCAGGTCTAGCTGCTGTTCACACTCTCCTTCATTTTCTACATCTACAATATCAAAGGTCACCATAGTAGGAAGAGCACTAAGGTCGTGATGGAATGAGGAGCTTGACCCACCACTACCAAGTCTTTCAGAGATACTGGAAAATAACATGCCATTCTTTGCAAACTCAACCAGGGTCTGAGAAAAGTTCACAGCCTGCTCACATTCATTTTCCTGACTATACCCAGAAATAGAGGAAAAGTCCGAATCAAATACATTCTGAATGTGGTCCATGGGGGTAACATTCTGGTTTGAAAGCTTGGTAACGTTTGTCATTCTTGTGACATCCTGGTCTCGAGTTACAAGGCTATTGACATTCAACTCAAAACCAGAATCTTCTACAAAGCCATTTTCCTTCAGGTCCTGTACGTAACCTTCCTGTTTTATAGTGTCTGTTACGGAGCTTTCCGTGAAGTCTTTCCAACCAAGTTTCTCAGTCTGAGCATGTTGTATTCCTTTATCAGTTTCATCTTTGTTCACATTTGGTAATAAATATTGTTCCCTAATAAGGCAGCTCTTGTTCTTGCCAGGTAAGCTAGCAGTTCTAATTTCACATTCAATGTTCTGCTTTTCTTTGGAAATAATCTCTTTACCTAGATGATCCATTCCTTTCATTGCCGCCTCTCGTTGCCTTTCCCAGAAGAGTAACTGTTTCTGAATCACAGCCAAACGTTCCTCTTCAGTCTCAGTTGCTCCTTCTTTGCTTTCAGCTTTCTGGATTACCTCTCCATCTATAGGAAGGCTAAAGTCAAAAAACTGATTAAATATTTCAGAGCACATTGTTTTGCCGTCATACAGAGACTCTCCCCCGGGTGCAGGGCTCATCAGGCTGTCCTCCGGCTCATAAAACTCATAAAGTGCATCCCCGCTGTAACTGTCTCTGGGAAGACGTTCTTTTTGGGAAAAGCCTTCGCCACCATCTTCATCAGGGCCAGGAGTAGTAGAGTCATAGTATCCTTCATCACTATTTGGGGCAGACTCTTGCTGATCACTTTGAGGCGTTAACAACTCTGTGTTACTAAGAACACTCCTGTCAACAAAAGCATCTTCAGCAGCCATGGCATAAGCATTGGGTTCCAATTCAGTAAAGCTTTTGGACATACTGTCATGCTCTTTCTCATCTTCCATTCCATAACTGGCATCTTCTTCATGGTCATTTCCTAACAGCTGCTGAAGGTACTCTTCCTCCATTTCATCTGGTGTTGCCATCTCTTCACCACCGCCCTGATAAGTAACAAGACAAGAGCTTCTCTTTGTTGCTTCTCTACTTCTCTCTACAGAAACCGAATTATCACTGATGTTGTCAATGTCTTGTTCAGCAATGATGTCTCCACAACCTGTGAGGGAGTCAAAACTCTTTAGGGATGACACATCCTCAAACATCAGGCTTAGCTGATCACCAGTGGAAGGAAGGGGGTCTTTGTCAATAGAATCAGATTTTCCATCGTCTGTAAATGCATCTTTAGGATCAGAACAATCAATAAAATCATCATGTTTAGAGTCTGTGGAGCGATTTTGGTCTACAGAGGGAACCTCATTCGGTTCTACAAGCAATTCATCAGTTTTGTGTGGTGCAATGTCCGGCATGCTAACTGAACAAACTGGTAACACTTCCTTCTCACACTCAACAGGTACATTCAATGAAGACTCTGTGGAGATATCCGAGTGTAGGCTGCTGATCTTTGGTTGCTCACTAATGTCTTGCAGACCACCATCTTCCGAGGAATATCTATTTAGCTGCTCCAATATGacactctgtgtaatatggtcatACCGCTCACACTTGTCTTGGTCAGGGGTTTTATTTTTCTTGTGACGCCGGATGCTACTAAACAATCCCTTCAGTCCTTTCTTTGGTCTGGGAAAAGAGAACGACTTATCGCCATTTAGCTTCTTCTCAAAGCATTCTGTACTTCCCATTGGGGATATATCATGGAAATTAAAGTCAAGCTTAACTGGTGAAGTAATGCCAGAGTCTGCACTATGCGAGCTAGGAAGAGTACTGGGAAGATCTCCTCCATGACATCGGCCGATAGTATTTTCTGAGTAACCTTTTTCATCCTCAGCATGTACATCACTGATGCAATCGTGCGTCTTGCTTTTACTAACTGATTTCCTTGAGTTACCTTTTCCTAAACCTTTGTTCTTTCCTCCAAAGAAGCTGGGTAGAGTGCAAATACTCTTCCTGCTGCCAAAAAATTTGAAAGGATTTTTTCTCTGCTTTGCTGTAATCTGCTGGTCCACACATGATCCAGTCTGTATTGGAAGAATATCTACTTTGGCTGTGTCTCCATCATGAGGACCCTCGACCAGTCTTTCACAGTTTGAAGAGGAAGGCTTCATGGCAGAAGTCTGCTCTTGGCAACTATGGCCAGCTTCCATGACAACTGTTATGTATCAGACAGCGTGCTGATGTGAAGAGTGGCACTGTAGAGACCCGCAGACGAGCTAGGACGGGCCAGGAAACATTTCCTGTATTTCTGTAAGGGAcaaggagaagaaaagaaaaaacgccATCAGTTGGATGCATAATAACATAGCTGTACCAAACAAATACATATATAGCCTTAAATGCAATCTGCAATAATAGGACTatttaaattaactttttttcatttattaaaaaaaaaagagtgaagtGCCACTTATAACAGATCCTTTAAATATCATTAAGGCCTATTTCATATGCGCATATTGGTAAGAATCTATAATACAGATGCACAATACTTGCATATTGCAGTTTAAACTGCATTAGAAAGATGGACTGTCTCCTAGGCAGGAAATCAACTACATGGGACTGCCACTTTGAATAATCTATCCCAATGCTTTTAGACATGGACACATGGCAGCAAAGCTCCAGCAGACTACACCATACAATCTATGGATCAATGCGTAAAACATTAAAGACAAAGTAATCACTAGAGCATTGTTCTATACAAGCTAAAATGGCTTGAAAAGCTTTGTTTTATAAGTATTCTCGCCATTCTTCAGGACTGGGCTACATAAACACGTTTTGTACCACAAGCAATtggtttaacctcttaacaacgcatgacgggtatacccgtcatgccgcCGTTAACGAGATGCAAAGAGAGCTCCcgtccccatccctggtgtctagtgggtagtgtagtgtaggtacactgcagtgatctctatgagagatcactgcagtaataataaaagtcccccaggggaactaaAAGTTACagttggaaaaagaaaaaaaaagaaaaaaaaaaaaaaaaaggtttttcatCAATAAGAAGtcccctccctaataaaagtctgaataaccccccttttcatattttataaataaaaaacaaacagatatacatatttggtatagacacgtcatggcgcaaaaaatgacacctcacacagccccatagaccaaagtataaaagtgctataagcatgggaatggagcgattttaaggaaaatatatttgttaaaaaaaggttagaattttttacaagccatcaaataaaataaaagttatacatgttacatatccttgtaatcTTCTACTTTCTCAATGGACTAAGGGGCAACCcctcccaacacacacacactactatgcAATATAGGTGACCAAGtacactaaggccatgttcacatctcTGTTTAGGGCTCTGGGGTTTGTTCTATCAACATAAATGGCAACAGTGCTGCTGACAGTAGAACTTTTGGAATGTCAACAAATCTCCATTACAAGGCAATGGGTCTATAAGACCTAATAGCTGTTGTGATCTACTGTAAAGTATAAGGCAGAGCACAACACAGAGTCACATTGTACCTGGTCACCTATAGGACATGTGTAAGGAAGGGAGCACCCTGTGCAGCTAGATGCCTTATAACCCCAGTCAATCAACCACGTGGCGAAAATAGTAAGGTACAAGAGGTAAAAGAAAGTGTCTTGCAGAAAACACGGGTTTTAGAGAGCAACAGAACATCCTGTAAACTAACAAACATTGTAGAAGGGAATAGAATTTATTCCTAACGTAAACATTTTAAGATCATGCAATATTCTCTAAATCCCTGAAGAACTAAAGTTGACATAACGGTCAGAGTATTTTTAAACAACCTGCAAATCTGAGAAGGGTTGGATTCACGCCACTGTCCTAGACATCATAAAAGTGAAATCAGTAACACTTGGTTTACAGTGTGTTAAAGGGATTACCCGGGATTCGTAAAACATAGTACATTGCCCTCAATATTTACAtcggtaacccctttaatttagtctGTCATATACATCGGCACCCAGTCACAAAAGGAATGCTTTCCATATTTATACATTTATCTAGTGAAACTTAACAGAGAGCACTCTGATATCAatgctaaataaatatatatgtgtaagAAGTGTCCCAATGTAGTCAATAGCTATGTCAGGCCCACTGCAGTACCGTGGTATATGTCAGCACCCTTCATTTAACAGGATGTTAATAAATCCTTCCAACAGACTGCATTACCAGTGTGATAACTAGAACATAGAAATAAAAACTACTTACTGTGTGAAGTCAAAGGAAGTGTCCAGTGTAATCAAGGGGGACCCAATAACCCAGGTGGTCATCATCTTCAGCAACAGATAGTTGATACATTGCAAACAATCCTTGTCACCACAGATCTGTTATTTACTTTGGTCATGTCTCCAACCTATGATACAAAAATCATCAAGAGACAGTTAATAACATTTAGGCAAAAACAGGATGTTCCTGGCAACAATCTGTAGAACATCCATGTGAAGAGAGTTTCTGGAATCATGTTCCTATGGTACAGAAACTTTCTGCATAGACTTTCAGCTTCaactaagaaaaaagaaaatacagcaaAAAAAGGTCTCTTCTTGACATGTCTGCCATTACTAGCAACACCCCTCAGTTGCCTATATTGCTAATGATAAACTGGTGGTGCCCACTTAgtttaataacataataaaaggtGCGTTGTTAATCAGTGCCTCTGCCCTATTAAcccatataagcaggttagattcttaaGGCACTAGGACAATAGTATATACATTTCAGATTAGGGCTGGGCAGtctgaccaaaaaataaaatcttgacctttttttgtttgttttttgtttttttttacatcacggtcaattcttgatttaaatctcaatttacctttttcttagtttttttcaaAATAGAGCATTTCTCTCCTTGCAGGTGCCTCACACAGTAACCTAAAGTCCAAATAGTATATAGACTGCTCAGTGCTCCCCTATAGTACAGGAAGTCTTTTCTGTGCATCAATATAGTAGTTGGGCCACTACTATATTGACTTCATTCTTCAATTTcattgaataataaaaaaaaaaactaatctccAAAATACTTGACATTGATCAGAGTTtaggatctctgcttgcagtcagCGACTGGAATTTTTATTTACATCAGGAGAAAACATCTACAGCTGACCATACGTATTAACAACTCTAAACAGGTCTGCTCAGCCTAGTATGTACATTTACTTCAACACTAaaagctctaaaaaaaaaaaaaaacctctattaggccctattcacacatcctgttcctgtccacAATTGCAGGTCCGCGgtaaaataggaccaatgtatttcaatggacccatacacacatccgtgttgtgcactgggctgcaatccgttccgcaaaaaaaaaaaaaaaaaaaaaaagaacaggccctagtacggacagtaactgacacacccaatacaactctatggggtccgtattttacagatgcaatacggatgaaaaCTTGTGGATTGCTTACGGATTCAAAATTGtggattggaaaatatactgacgtgtgaatagacccttacactgaatgattatcggccgacaCACAATGCCAGCTGACCATGTGCATCGTGGATCTGCTGTGCAACGCTtctccccgctcgctgtctgtgcgtgaaatagcacaggcagcaaccAAATACCAAGGGGGAAGCGAGCGCAGAGCTGACAGGCTGGTGCTCACCTCCCCCGAAACACTGGGTCATGTAATACAGCATTAAAAGGGGAATAATCAGCTCATGTCTTTTCTGCCGACCTGCTCACAGTGCAGGAACAAGGGTTAACAGCAGAAGCTACTGGAGGTCAGCAGTGCAGGAGCAGATAAGACATGAATGccccctgctgttaacccttgATGTGCTGCAGTGGGAGGAGGCACAGGACTTGTCCAGCCACTAAAGTATCTGGAAAAGAAACATCAGAAGAGCCTGGCGAGACGACACTGAAGGGGCAGCAAAGCATCTAGCGTGATGGAGAGGGAAATGTTACAGCTCTAAGTAGTAAACATCATGCCACAGTGCTACAAGACTGAATGTAACATTGTCATCCCTACATCCATGCCTCCTCACTGCTTCACTTTAACACTGAGGGCGCAGGACGctgctggggggtgggggtcaccCACAGTGAGCAACTACTGCCTACAGCAGCGTAGGGGCCATAGTTTTGATAAATAAAATCAAatgaactttctttttttttatataaaaaatgaaaCTGAGGCCCTTTAGGGACAAATTCAATGAAtgtatttgattaatcgcccagcgcTATTTCAGATTATGATGGTCCAATGTCTACTGGCACATTTCCCTGATCGAAACTTTATAAAGGATCCAGTCACCTACTAAACTACAGTAATGAGTGAGAGATGCAGACTACAAATCTACCCACTAACAAATGTGGCATGCCTAGAGAGGACAAGAGACACAGTATAATAGAGAGGGTAAGACTAATTTTTACAGGGTTACAGCAGGAAAATCAAGTGTAGAAACATAAAAAGGACAGATCCAGAATTAGCATCTTTTAAACCAGGGGCCTTCAGAGCAGccttttcagtgtcatgtatatgggcatccttagggtcctataacaGAAAActattttgtataattttttgtgtaatagctcatgctgaaaggcaacgatcagccgatatgacggctgatcgttgtctgtcaacatgttctaaaatcatgatcacgatagcgacggtctgctgcccaTCACCCTGTGCAGACTGCTGCTCTATGGGCCACCAAGAGGATCTAAAGTCAGCCTTCACTTCCTCTTgtagatcgggccgtgtaatagggctcttagtgaCACATTCGTTGCTGCGGCTTACTAACATCTGGCTATGCTGGGCCATGGCAGCTTCACTGTGAACCGATTGTCATTTGCATTCCTCAAAACAGCTAGTGAAAGGAAGATGTCAGGGCCATGATGAATAAGTAATGGtggcagcaggaggccgccctGGGATTCTTTCACAAGGTCTAACAGAAGTTCTGTGCAGACTAAACATAAAGGGTAAAAAGGGACATGGAGACTGGATGCGAAACCAGAGAGGAATATGTGAAATTCTTCATTTATTTTGGACAACATTTAGACCCTCATAAAACTACATCCAGCAGCTGTTCTCCGCTCCATGGAGTTACTGCAGCCATAACAGACCAAAGGgataagggggagagaagtacagaCATGGAAAGAGTCTAGGCAGCCAAAAATGTAAATACATTACTGAATAGAGGTAATATAACCCAAGCCTCAGCATCTCTAAATTcagacttagggtacaaacacacacggcatatacgctgcttatttactgctgcgatacgcagcaaatacgcagcagattagatctaaataaatgaacacagcatcaaatctgcaccaacaaatctgctgcgtatctgctgtgtgtgtttgtaccctaagatggTATGACACAGGCAGGTTAGTGCGGGCATGCAAACACCCATCAGGTAGACCGGCCCACTATTAAGGTTTTTTCACAGCTGTGTGAACGATTGCTGGGGTTGTAGTCACTTGGAGACCTTTACTTCCTTCATCAACAGTTACCCATCTATTACATAGGGCGATATGTGGCTGACAACGGCTTCTCACCAGCAATGGGATGACGGAGGAGAGTAtgctcattcatcagctgatcgctgggtccatcacacaggagacatcaccaaGTGCAGTGATAATCCAGGGGTATATATGAACTCCTGGTCACACAATACAGCCTtcacaccattcattctctaaacTACACTGAAAGTCACCATACTGCTAAAATTATTGTAAAGGTTTACCAGGCTTACCATAACATTGGCAAGGGGGAATTGAAAactaatatacatataaaaaacaaacaaacaaagctcTGTTTGCTCCTGGTCCAGCACTGCCATCACCATACACTGTGCATGGGACACGGCAGCCAGTCACAGGCCCCatgtactattactgaccagcTGCAACATCCACTGCTGGGTGTATGGGGTGCCAGTAGGTTACTCCACACCAGGTGCCTAAAGGGCCATTCACATGCAGCAAATGAGTTTCTGATATAATATCAATATGATGGTGCTCTTGTTTATTGCCTTTGGTCAGCTGCAGTGGGTCATGGTTCCCTAGTAGTGGATAGTTACAGTCAGGGGGGGCAAGGGATAGTGTTGAGCAaaatgtcaaaatgtttgggttggGCAGTACTACCCCAACAATCAGAAGttgattccctgcggctgcagaagttaaaCCTTTTTCTCTATAGCAGTGAGAGCCAAGGAGAGACTGCATGGAAATGCTGATATCTGTGACAGTCTGCACAAGAGATACTGAAGCCTATAGAATCACCCTACTGCTGGGGGTATACAGTGCGTCCCGTACACAGGACCGGGGGCTCCACCACAGATACCGACTGCAACATTTCTCCATCAAGCCCTAACACTACATTATTATATGTGGAGCACTGAGTATCATGTACCCGAGCCATGCCCACAATGGCCAGCAGCCTGACCCCAGCCATGCCCACAATGGCCAGCAGCCTGACCCCAGCCATGCCCACAATGGCCAGCAGCCTGACCCCTGCCATGCCCAGCAGCCTGACCCCTGCCATGCCCAGCAGCCTGACCCCAGCCATGCCCAGCAGCCTGACCCCAGCCATGCCCAGCAGCCTGACCCCAGCCATGCCCACAATGCCCAGCCATGCCCAGCAGCCTGACCCCAGCCATGCCCACAATGCCCAGCAGCCTGACCCCTGTCATGCCCAGCAGCCTGACCCCAGCCATGCCCACAATACCCAGCAGCCTGACCCCAGCCATGCCCAGCAGCCTGACCCCAGCCATGCCCACAATACCCAGCAGCCTGACCCCAGCCATGCCCAGCAGCCTGACCCCAGCCATGCCCAGCAGCCTGACCCCAGCCATGCCCAGCAGCCTGACCCCAGCCATGCCCACAATACCCAGCAGCCTGACCCCAGCCATGCCCAGCAGCCTGACCCAAGCACCATGGACCCCAGCCATGCCCACAATACCCATCAGCCTGACCCCAGCCATGCCCACAAGCCTGACCCCAGCACCATGCCCACCAGCCATGCCCACAATACCCAGCAGCCTGACCCCAGCACCATGCCCACCAGCCATGCCCATAATACCCACCAG
This genomic window contains:
- the AMER1 gene encoding APC membrane recruitment protein 1, with the protein product MEAGHSCQEQTSAMKPSSSNCERLVEGPHDGDTAKVDILPIQTGSCVDQQITAKQRKNPFKFFGSRKSICTLPSFFGGKNKGLGKGNSRKSVSKSKTHDCISDVHAEDEKGYSENTIGRCHGGDLPSTLPSSHSADSGITSPVKLDFNFHDISPMGSTECFEKKLNGDKSFSFPRPKKGLKGLFSSIRRHKKNKTPDQDKCERYDHITQSVILEQLNRYSSEDGGLQDISEQPKISSLHSDISTESSLNVPVECEKEVLPVCSVSMPDIAPHKTDELLVEPNEVPSVDQNRSTDSKHDDFIDCSDPKDAFTDDGKSDSIDKDPLPSTGDQLSLMFEDVSSLKSFDSLTGCGDIIAEQDIDNISDNSVSVERSREATKRSSCLVTYQGGGEEMATPDEMEEEYLQQLLGNDHEEDASYGMEDEKEHDSMSKSFTELEPNAYAMAAEDAFVDRSVLSNTELLTPQSDQQESAPNSDEGYYDSTTPGPDEDGGEGFSQKERLPRDSYSGDALYEFYEPEDSLMSPAPGGESLYDGKTMCSEIFNQFFDFSLPIDGEVIQKAESKEGATETEEERLAVIQKQLLFWERQREAAMKGMDHLGKEIISKEKQNIECEIRTASLPGKNKSCLIREQYLLPNVNKDETDKGIQHAQTEKLGWKDFTESSVTDTIKQEGYVQDLKENGFVEDSGFELNVNSLVTRDQDVTRMTNVTKLSNQNVTPMDHIQNVFDSDFSSISGYSQENECEQAVNFSQTLVEFAKNGMLFSSISERLGSGGSSSSFHHDLSALPTMVTFDIVDVENEGECEQQLDLSPDEDVSQFEGFDHSCVQESLAECDEQLLQMESHHSFQSYNWGVTSLPRHLDQYKLTPSSPVPLSLNRRSKSLDTESLDLELGALHMPKSGLKSYDDLVPWEDGKSSWRCEVSGVPREGSAFNKLNLLEQIATTNGQFETYAPVLPMKQGYSREPQGSSSSSQLPVNTRQMANTTDLLQCNTRQSQEGSISFQYSRKNTTKKLARVPPLEEQRRVNVDYSYDYGTPHKQTRVKPVGITQAMPQQTKQEEFDSLPDYLERSGPTKKGSLDFRGTPVNDWSNNYSECSNS